From a single Vibrio chagasii genomic region:
- a CDS encoding SPOR domain-containing protein: protein MKKIAIATLPLLLAACVSENYITDVTSDSYQEEYKTAKVEAPVVSQSQQSGVVEENVVNVIRTEPVEQKVTKTTQAKPVAAVKGPTKKQQDMNQRFGYTVQVVAVGSQSKVDSFVKMLPTTSQPVWENYKMVNGTKWFTVLYGDYATRLEAKKAISTLPSSLKNLKPFVKSIDDIKNSEYPTLNKLN, encoded by the coding sequence ATGAAAAAAATTGCAATTGCGACTTTGCCACTGCTCTTGGCTGCATGTGTATCTGAAAACTACATCACGGATGTGACTTCAGATAGTTATCAAGAAGAGTACAAAACTGCCAAAGTTGAAGCTCCAGTTGTGTCTCAATCACAGCAATCAGGCGTTGTTGAAGAGAATGTTGTTAACGTTATCAGAACAGAACCTGTTGAGCAGAAAGTCACTAAAACAACTCAGGCTAAACCAGTTGCAGCAGTGAAAGGTCCAACTAAGAAACAACAAGACATGAACCAGCGTTTTGGTTACACAGTTCAAGTTGTTGCGGTTGGCAGCCAAAGTAAAGTCGACTCTTTTGTGAAAATGCTACCAACGACTTCTCAACCAGTTTGGGAAAACTACAAGATGGTTAATGGCACTAAGTGGTTCACAGTACTTTACGGTGACTACGCAACACGTTTAGAAGCGAAAAAGGCTATCTCAACACTACCGAGTTCACTTAAGAACTTGAAGCCATTCGTGAAGAGTATTGATGACATCAAGAACTCTGAATACCCAACGCTTAACAAGTTAAACTAA
- a CDS encoding D-alanine--D-alanine ligase has translation MNTTNILLLCGGGSSEHEVSLVSANYLFDQLKSVEDFNVVRVEIKSEGWCLDSGELVYLDINNQTLRGDDLESKVDFIVPCIHGFPGETGDIQSLFEMAKIPYLGCGSEASNNSFNKITSKLWYDALGIPNTPYLFLSDNTDEAHSQATQAFEKWGKVFVKAARQGSSVGCYQVNQIEYLSEAINKAFTYSDQVLVEKSVVPRELEVAAYEIDGELYISKPGEVIAPNGAFYSYEEKYSADSHSITEVEASNLTDEQRQLIADSARKVFTQMKLRHLSRIDFFLTLDNEIYLNEVNTFPGMTPISMFPKMVEHDGHKFAQFLENCVRTSLS, from the coding sequence ATGAACACCACAAACATTCTTCTACTATGCGGCGGTGGATCTTCAGAGCACGAAGTGTCTTTAGTTTCAGCCAATTACCTTTTTGATCAGCTTAAGAGCGTTGAAGATTTTAACGTAGTGAGAGTTGAGATTAAGAGCGAAGGCTGGTGTCTAGATTCGGGCGAATTAGTATATCTTGATATCAATAATCAAACGCTACGTGGTGATGATCTAGAGTCAAAAGTTGATTTCATCGTACCTTGTATCCATGGTTTCCCTGGCGAAACCGGTGATATCCAATCACTGTTTGAAATGGCAAAAATCCCGTACCTAGGCTGTGGTTCTGAAGCTAGCAATAACAGCTTCAACAAGATCACCTCTAAGCTTTGGTATGACGCATTGGGTATTCCAAACACGCCATACTTATTCCTATCTGACAATACAGACGAAGCTCATTCACAAGCAACTCAAGCTTTTGAAAAGTGGGGCAAGGTATTCGTGAAAGCGGCGCGCCAAGGTTCTTCTGTTGGCTGTTATCAAGTTAACCAAATTGAATACCTGAGTGAAGCTATCAACAAAGCATTTACGTATTCAGATCAAGTGCTTGTTGAAAAGTCAGTGGTACCAAGAGAGTTGGAAGTTGCGGCTTATGAAATCGACGGGGAGCTGTATATCAGCAAGCCAGGCGAGGTAATTGCACCGAATGGCGCATTCTACTCTTACGAAGAAAAATACAGCGCAGATAGCCACTCGATCACAGAAGTTGAAGCAAGTAATCTTACTGATGAACAACGTCAACTGATTGCGGACAGCGCTCGCAAAGTGTTTACACAAATGAAGCTTCGTCACTTGTCTCGCATCGACTTCTTCTTAACGCTAGATAATGAGATCTACCTAAACGAAGTTAATACCTTCCCAGGCATGACACCAATTTCGATGTTCCCAAAAATGGTTGAACACGACGGACATAAGTTCGCTCAGTTCCTAGAAAACTGCGTAAGAACCAGTCTTTCTTAA
- a CDS encoding tyrosine-type recombinase/integrase has translation MRKNVPILTDSAIINSFVEKLNRESSVDVIDELTGYQYSRNSLLGIYSDWNRYHAFCTKLRINTLPASITAVRRFLETESSNRKFASLKRYTATLSMLHTVLNFPNPIKHRQVRFTLLHLQAQMTGDAKQTNAMTSSHLSELNTLLAHEKATLKEIRDIAIYNVMFECVLKRSELKSLSSSDVESVDGVYQIAIKDSLYKLSPVASSSLERWLSFTGLEDGLSLFRAIDKHENISLQPLDDSSIYRILRRASDLLDLAENHHFSGNSIRVGAAQELSKQGLKIREIQDFGRWLSPAMPAQYVGYSNTAESEKMKYKALTPWQ, from the coding sequence TTGAGAAAAAATGTCCCTATTTTAACCGACTCTGCGATAATTAATTCGTTTGTTGAAAAATTAAACAGAGAATCTTCGGTTGATGTTATCGACGAGTTAACAGGCTACCAATATTCTCGTAATTCACTGTTGGGTATCTACAGTGATTGGAACCGCTACCATGCTTTCTGCACTAAGCTCCGCATCAATACACTCCCTGCGTCAATTACTGCAGTTCGTCGTTTTTTAGAAACTGAGTCTAGTAATAGAAAATTTGCTTCATTAAAACGTTACACTGCAACGCTAAGCATGTTGCATACCGTGCTTAACTTCCCCAACCCTATTAAGCATAGGCAAGTTCGCTTCACCCTGCTCCACTTACAAGCTCAAATGACTGGTGACGCTAAACAAACAAACGCGATGACATCTTCACACCTTAGCGAATTAAATACCTTGCTTGCACATGAGAAGGCAACGCTAAAAGAGATCCGTGACATAGCGATCTATAACGTGATGTTTGAGTGTGTTTTAAAGCGCTCAGAACTTAAGTCATTATCATCGAGCGATGTTGAGAGTGTCGATGGTGTTTATCAAATCGCAATCAAGGACTCGCTTTACAAGCTCTCGCCAGTTGCAAGTTCGTCACTTGAACGTTGGCTCAGTTTTACAGGGCTGGAAGATGGATTATCTCTGTTTCGGGCAATTGATAAGCATGAAAACATTAGCCTCCAACCACTAGATGATTCGTCAATCTATAGAATACTAAGGCGTGCTAGTGACTTACTTGATTTGGCAGAAAATCATCACTTTTCAGGAAACTCGATACGAGTTGGCGCGGCGCAAGAGCTTTCTAAACAAGGGCTCAAGATAAGAGAGATTCAGGACTTTGGACGTTGGCTTAGCCCTGCAATGCCTGCACAGTATGTTGGTTACTCGAATACGGCTGAAAGTGAAAAAATGAAGTATAAGGCACTAACACCATGGCAATAA
- a CDS encoding DUF3319 domain-containing protein: MANSIYRGIHLQSTDSTNTIWRTKLKNHVIQGNLAAVKKSIDWWIDTASIIDPKEFTALSKSRGTGGQTENFNGYQIKNDTGEPNAWYCMFNGRLIKGGKTAIQRHIEAYLIAKQKAEQQKK; the protein is encoded by the coding sequence ATGGCTAATTCAATTTACCGTGGGATCCATCTGCAATCGACTGATTCCACAAACACAATTTGGCGTACTAAATTAAAAAACCACGTTATTCAAGGTAACTTAGCAGCCGTAAAAAAGAGTATCGATTGGTGGATTGATACTGCATCTATTATTGACCCAAAAGAGTTCACAGCATTAAGTAAGTCTAGAGGGACTGGTGGCCAAACTGAAAATTTCAATGGTTACCAAATCAAAAATGACACTGGTGAGCCCAACGCATGGTATTGCATGTTTAACGGACGTCTTATTAAAGGCGGGAAAACGGCAATACAACGTCATATCGAAGCTTACTTAATCGCTAAACAAAAAGCCGAGCAACAAAAGAAGTAA
- the yciH gene encoding stress response translation initiation inhibitor YciH — protein MSLVYSTETGRIKPEEEKVQRPKGDGIVRIQKETKGRKGKGVSVVTGLDLDDAPLKLMAAELKKVCGCGGSVKDGNIEIQGDARDKIKAHLEKKGYKVKFAGG, from the coding sequence ATGAGCCTAGTATATTCAACAGAAACAGGTCGTATCAAACCTGAAGAAGAGAAAGTCCAACGTCCAAAAGGCGATGGTATCGTTCGAATCCAAAAAGAAACCAAAGGCCGTAAAGGTAAAGGCGTTTCTGTAGTAACTGGCTTAGATCTAGATGACGCGCCATTAAAATTAATGGCAGCAGAGCTTAAGAAAGTTTGTGGCTGTGGTGGCTCAGTAAAAGATGGCAACATCGAAATTCAAGGCGACGCGCGCGATAAGATCAAAGCGCACCTCGAAAAGAAAGGCTACAAAGTTAAGTTTGCTGGCGGTTAA
- a CDS encoding GGDEF domain-containing protein, translating to MSDKAFRKLNIFLSIFCLAITLLSLLSFDKLMNKSYVIGPDKYPTLVNTDRIHNGGTVGSLRRLKDAIELQCDFKRTYSKPFCEIEFVLSEEGKGLDLSTYDSVTINMDYEGQDNPRFRFYIRNYDERYSVKGDAMSNKFNRLDFSLPDASHIDLDYFNVPFWWIDHYNHPVSVSAVDITNAVSVELGLGASTLAGHHSIKISSIVFHGKIISKALLGELLVGLWVIYAVYYVCCALHIARRNKARSTQQQRYLTQEIEELKVKASTDPLTGCRNRTEALDTFYDFERLAQQKKIIHIALFDLDHFKKINDQHGHEIGDKVLIQFVATTYETLGEQYLLYRWGGEEFLLVCLEQTTLQCHESIDNLYLAMDTKAWPNGLTVTASTGVTQLKQNESIRSAIKRADKALYEAKYNGRNQVVTF from the coding sequence ATGAGCGACAAAGCATTCCGCAAACTCAACATATTCCTCTCGATTTTTTGCCTAGCAATCACCCTATTGTCGTTACTCTCTTTTGATAAGCTCATGAACAAGAGCTACGTCATTGGGCCAGACAAATACCCTACGTTGGTTAACACAGACCGCATCCATAATGGCGGAACAGTTGGCTCCTTACGCAGATTAAAAGATGCTATAGAGTTACAGTGTGACTTTAAGCGTACCTACAGCAAGCCATTTTGTGAGATTGAATTCGTGCTATCTGAAGAAGGCAAAGGTTTAGATCTTTCCACGTATGATTCGGTAACCATTAACATGGATTACGAAGGACAAGATAACCCAAGGTTTCGTTTTTACATTCGTAACTACGACGAGCGCTACAGTGTGAAAGGCGATGCAATGTCGAACAAGTTCAATCGCTTAGACTTTTCGCTACCAGATGCAAGCCACATCGACTTGGACTACTTCAACGTCCCATTCTGGTGGATTGATCATTATAACCACCCAGTTTCTGTTAGCGCGGTAGACATCACGAACGCAGTATCTGTTGAACTCGGGCTTGGTGCGAGCACGCTTGCTGGGCATCATTCAATTAAGATCTCTAGTATTGTCTTCCACGGTAAAATCATCAGCAAGGCTTTGCTAGGTGAGCTGTTGGTTGGATTATGGGTAATATATGCCGTCTACTATGTATGCTGCGCTCTACATATCGCTCGACGTAATAAAGCTCGTTCTACACAGCAACAACGCTATTTAACCCAAGAAATTGAAGAACTAAAGGTGAAAGCATCGACCGATCCGTTAACTGGCTGTCGAAACAGAACCGAAGCACTAGATACCTTCTATGATTTCGAAAGACTGGCGCAACAAAAGAAAATCATTCACATTGCGTTGTTTGATTTAGACCATTTCAAAAAAATCAACGACCAGCATGGCCATGAAATAGGCGACAAAGTTCTCATTCAGTTTGTTGCTACCACCTACGAAACCCTTGGTGAGCAATATTTACTTTATCGCTGGGGCGGTGAAGAGTTTCTACTGGTTTGTCTAGAACAAACCACGCTACAGTGTCACGAATCAATTGATAACTTGTACCTAGCAATGGACACAAAGGCATGGCCGAACGGGCTAACTGTGACAGCTTCTACTGGTGTCACACAGCTTAAGCAGAACGAGTCGATACGTTCCGCAATCAAACGAGCAGACAAAGCACTGTATGAAGCAAAGTACAACGGACGAAACCAAGTCGTGACGTTTTAA
- a CDS encoding YoaH family protein: MLNDLPTLSHEEQQKAVERIQEMMSQGVSTAQAIKIVAEQIREEMSNKEE; the protein is encoded by the coding sequence ATGCTAAACGACTTACCAACCCTTTCTCACGAAGAACAACAAAAAGCTGTTGAACGAATCCAAGAAATGATGAGCCAAGGTGTTAGCACAGCACAAGCTATCAAGATCGTTGCTGAGCAAATTCGTGAAGAAATGAGTAACAAAGAAGAGTAG
- a CDS encoding conjugal transfer protein TraF encodes MKKTTKLLAASIAFASLPISAANYAIEARGDAMGGVGVVSANFLTAPFYNPALVAIYRRNDDMGMITPSFGGNYNDPNDMKSNIDSVIDASNTADLDAALSKLDGNQANVELGGVVAFALPNQFVAANLFAKAYTESFATPDVYTTGSDTDKVELSTVEAVSIGVTEVGLSLAKYQTFMGQHISFGITPKIQRIYTYNYIASVNDYDLSDVRENSNGETAFNMDAGALWFFGPFRVGVAATNLFSRDIETKDTTRTLTSSTSGATHKVGGKYAYQLEPVYTVGAGIVSDYFSLSVDYDLNETEKFTSFEDNEQMIRVGTEVDLLRQMQLRAGYYKNLAYSDSEGTITAGIGLSPLNLFQLDLSANYTNENAMGASINFLASY; translated from the coding sequence ATGAAAAAAACTACTAAACTACTCGCAGCGTCAATTGCATTCGCCAGTCTTCCTATTTCAGCAGCAAACTACGCCATTGAAGCGCGTGGTGATGCGATGGGTGGTGTTGGTGTTGTTTCTGCAAACTTCCTAACTGCTCCATTCTATAACCCAGCATTGGTTGCCATTTACCGTCGCAACGATGACATGGGTATGATTACGCCAAGCTTTGGTGGTAACTACAATGATCCTAACGATATGAAATCAAATATCGATAGTGTTATTGACGCTTCAAACACCGCAGACCTAGATGCCGCTCTGAGTAAACTTGATGGCAATCAAGCAAACGTAGAACTTGGGGGTGTTGTGGCATTCGCACTTCCTAACCAGTTTGTTGCTGCGAACCTTTTTGCAAAAGCTTACACAGAATCTTTTGCAACACCTGACGTTTACACGACCGGTTCCGACACGGACAAAGTCGAGTTGTCTACCGTTGAAGCTGTGTCAATCGGTGTAACTGAAGTTGGCCTTTCTCTTGCGAAATACCAAACCTTTATGGGCCAACACATTTCTTTTGGTATTACACCTAAGATTCAACGTATCTACACATACAACTACATTGCATCGGTTAACGATTACGATCTTTCTGACGTAAGAGAAAACAGCAATGGTGAAACTGCATTTAACATGGATGCAGGTGCGCTTTGGTTCTTCGGACCGTTCCGAGTGGGTGTTGCTGCGACCAACTTATTCTCAAGAGATATTGAGACGAAAGATACAACCCGAACATTAACTAGCAGCACAAGCGGTGCGACACATAAAGTTGGTGGTAAATACGCTTATCAACTTGAGCCAGTTTACACCGTTGGTGCAGGTATCGTGTCTGACTACTTCTCGTTAAGTGTTGATTACGATTTGAATGAAACTGAAAAGTTTACTTCGTTTGAAGATAACGAGCAGATGATTCGTGTCGGTACTGAAGTTGATTTGTTGCGTCAAATGCAGCTGAGGGCAGGGTACTACAAGAACCTAGCTTACTCTGACTCGGAAGGAACTATCACAGCCGGTATTGGTTTGTCGCCACTTAATTTGTTCCAACTAGATCTAAGTGCTAACTACACAAACGAAAACGCAATGGGTGCATCTATCAATTTCCTTGCTAGTTACTAA
- a CDS encoding DUF2861 family protein, giving the protein MKKALLPLLMLSSVVNTAHAADWFKSSDALTQVHKHLLDNDLPQMFDSLVEVWQINASQSREDHLNELFDQALNKDCGKTLTKKTLPDWISSVVVKRHIIQSPGRDTFRVSIDVESEQGIQDITFEKWVDKVVSSDSEFTKESEVVNNASVSLYRKRYNLASQLDSGLYRLNVKGDGGNSWSTWIVLGEVAMRQQVRWASKDTWRIDKKDLLNPYCPLPKLEVGLYDYIDEHYEQVWGKSYESDYPMSLSGEDLPNDRYVLAVSMVHSRWQGDIAIEQAQTISKTYDISSEEELK; this is encoded by the coding sequence ATGAAAAAAGCCTTACTTCCACTATTAATGCTGTCGAGTGTCGTTAACACCGCACACGCAGCAGATTGGTTTAAAAGCAGTGATGCTCTGACTCAAGTACATAAACATTTGTTGGATAACGACTTACCGCAGATGTTTGATTCTTTAGTGGAAGTTTGGCAAATCAATGCTTCTCAATCCCGAGAAGATCACCTCAACGAATTGTTTGACCAAGCGTTGAACAAAGATTGTGGTAAAACCCTCACCAAAAAAACTTTGCCCGATTGGATAAGTTCGGTCGTCGTCAAAAGGCACATTATTCAAAGCCCTGGCCGAGACACATTCCGAGTTTCAATTGATGTCGAATCTGAGCAAGGCATTCAAGATATCACCTTCGAAAAGTGGGTCGACAAGGTTGTCTCTTCCGATAGTGAATTCACGAAAGAAAGTGAGGTGGTAAACAATGCCTCTGTCAGTTTGTACCGCAAGCGTTACAACCTAGCGTCGCAGTTGGATTCTGGTTTGTATCGTCTGAACGTGAAAGGCGATGGTGGCAACTCTTGGAGCACATGGATTGTTCTTGGTGAAGTAGCGATGCGTCAGCAAGTGCGTTGGGCATCTAAAGATACATGGCGAATTGATAAGAAAGACTTACTCAACCCATATTGTCCGTTACCTAAGCTGGAAGTCGGTTTATACGACTATATCGACGAGCACTATGAACAAGTGTGGGGTAAGAGCTATGAGTCGGATTATCCGATGAGCTTGTCTGGTGAAGATTTACCCAATGACCGATACGTTCTGGCTGTTTCTATGGTGCATTCACGCTGGCAAGGCGATATAGCGATAGAACAAGCACAAACTATCAGTAAAACTTATGATATTTCTAGCGAAGAAGAGTTAAAGTAA
- a CDS encoding response regulator transcription factor, whose product MKQTLLLVEDDKNLADGLLVSLEQAGYECLHAELISEVEGYWEQADLVILDRQLPDGDSVDSLPGWKKKKDIPVILLTALVTVKDKVAGLDSGANDYLTKPFAEAELFARIRAQLRLPDAEEQDASKVIAQNLVIDKATREVFFNEQEVTLTRTEFDLLLFLASNLGRVFTRDELLDHVWGYNHFPTTRTVDTHVLQLRQKLPGLEIETLRGVGYKMKA is encoded by the coding sequence GTGAAACAGACATTGCTTCTCGTTGAAGATGATAAGAATTTAGCTGATGGCCTATTAGTTAGCCTTGAGCAAGCTGGGTATGAATGTTTACATGCTGAACTGATCTCTGAAGTTGAAGGCTATTGGGAACAAGCGGATCTAGTTATCCTAGACCGTCAACTTCCTGATGGTGACTCAGTAGATTCACTTCCAGGTTGGAAGAAGAAGAAAGATATCCCTGTAATTTTGCTGACAGCATTGGTTACAGTAAAAGACAAAGTAGCGGGCCTAGATTCCGGTGCTAACGATTACCTAACGAAGCCATTCGCAGAAGCTGAGCTGTTTGCTCGTATTCGTGCGCAGCTTCGTCTGCCAGACGCTGAAGAGCAGGACGCATCAAAAGTTATCGCTCAAAACCTTGTTATCGACAAGGCAACACGTGAAGTGTTTTTCAATGAGCAAGAAGTGACGCTAACACGCACTGAATTTGACTTGTTGTTGTTCTTGGCAAGCAACCTAGGCCGCGTATTTACACGTGACGAACTACTAGATCACGTATGGGGATACAACCACTTCCCAACAACTCGTACCGTAGATACGCATGTTCTGCAATTAAGACAGAAGCTGCCAGGTCTAGAGATCGAAACGCTGCGTGGCGTTGGCTATAAGATGAAAGCGTAA
- a CDS encoding sensor histidine kinase: protein MNLRWFVIIKRTFTLLIATLSVSVNAFADSLPERIDNFTKLFDHETAIESYDIRLLQADYPTRLITPSSMLPQTAEYPLKDIQRLYQLSKTCSGKLPLSPLITEPLVFTRAMCKGTKLSDRWFSRSGLIHPGGGSYAARYVEKYPEKFDSLKRYMHIQERPNTENDELLSRLQQMDNEAITALLAGASMFVELDEMWVKRGDRYYLYKESDWHENATVAGLSFSLSSEGKSCFVQRGNVCWEIEDHSELLQVAMFILVIANIMLVLGWAIYRWNSKKQELKSRMLVLQILTHELRTPIASLSLTVEGFRREFEHLPESVYDEFRRLCEDTRRLRQLAEASKDYLQSDNQPLATEWVPSVQEWLEYKVEEDFAPGIELRINQDIAAKVNVYWLGTCIDNLIRNAVKYGVAPVILELNTSDKKLTFKVIDNGDLSRKDWGQLRKPFVSKSGLGLGLTIVESMVGKMGGHMTLIGPPTTFILEIPCETDIASR from the coding sequence ATGAATTTGCGCTGGTTTGTGATCATCAAAAGAACATTTACTCTTCTTATCGCTACATTATCAGTATCAGTAAACGCGTTTGCTGATTCTTTGCCTGAGCGTATCGATAACTTCACCAAACTATTTGATCATGAAACGGCAATCGAATCTTATGATATTCGTTTGCTTCAGGCTGATTATCCAACGCGCCTAATCACGCCTTCTTCAATGCTGCCGCAAACCGCAGAATACCCACTTAAAGATATTCAGCGCCTATACCAGTTATCAAAAACCTGTAGTGGTAAGTTGCCGTTGAGCCCTTTGATCACTGAACCTTTAGTGTTTACGCGAGCGATGTGTAAGGGCACTAAATTGTCGGATCGTTGGTTTAGCCGTAGTGGCTTGATTCATCCTGGTGGTGGCTCTTATGCGGCGCGTTATGTTGAGAAGTACCCAGAAAAATTCGACTCTCTGAAACGCTACATGCATATACAAGAGCGTCCGAATACTGAAAATGATGAGCTACTGTCTCGCTTGCAACAGATGGATAACGAAGCAATCACCGCGCTGTTGGCTGGCGCTAGCATGTTCGTCGAGCTTGACGAAATGTGGGTGAAACGTGGTGACAGATACTATCTATACAAAGAATCTGATTGGCATGAAAACGCCACGGTAGCAGGGTTGTCGTTCAGCTTATCGTCAGAAGGTAAGAGCTGTTTCGTCCAACGTGGTAACGTGTGTTGGGAAATCGAAGATCATTCTGAACTGCTTCAGGTCGCAATGTTCATCTTGGTGATCGCCAACATCATGCTTGTGCTAGGTTGGGCCATATACCGTTGGAACAGTAAGAAACAGGAATTGAAGAGTCGTATGTTGGTTCTTCAGATCTTAACGCACGAACTGAGAACGCCGATTGCGAGCTTATCATTGACCGTTGAAGGGTTCAGACGAGAGTTCGAACACTTACCTGAATCGGTATATGATGAATTCCGTCGACTGTGTGAAGACACGCGTCGTTTAAGGCAGTTAGCAGAGGCAAGTAAAGACTATTTACAGTCGGACAATCAACCACTTGCAACAGAGTGGGTTCCAAGTGTACAAGAGTGGTTAGAGTACAAAGTTGAAGAAGATTTCGCTCCTGGAATCGAGCTACGAATCAACCAAGATATTGCTGCGAAAGTGAACGTATATTGGTTAGGAACCTGTATCGATAACCTGATCAGGAACGCTGTTAAATACGGTGTCGCACCAGTGATACTAGAACTGAATACTTCTGACAAGAAGCTGACATTCAAAGTTATAGATAATGGAGACTTGTCCCGCAAAGACTGGGGGCAACTAAGAAAGCCATTCGTTAGTAAGAGTGGACTAGGTTTAGGTCTGACGATAGTAGAGTCTATGGTCGGAAAAATGGGCGGTCACATGACGCTAATCGGCCCCCCGACAACATTTATTTTGGAGATACCTTGTGAAACAGACATTGCTTCTCGTTGA
- the pntB gene encoding Re/Si-specific NAD(P)(+) transhydrogenase subunit beta, with protein MSEGLVQAAYIVAAVFFIMSLAGLSKQESARAGNYYGITGMAIALIATIFGPHSAGIVWIIIAMVIGGGIGIHYARKVEMTEMPELVAILHSFVGMAAVLVGYNSYIDPPAAVSLNPADIHAEHVIHLVEVFLGVFIGAVTFTGSIVAFGKLRGVISSSALNIPHKHKWNLAAIVVSTLLMIMFVKADGSMFALMVMTLIAFAFGYHLVASIGGADMPVVVSMLNSYSGWAAAAAGFMLANDLLIVTGALVGSSGAILSYIMCKAMNRSFISVIAGGFGQEVQVSEGDEDQGEHRETSAEDVADMLKNSKSVIITPGYGMAVAQAQYPVHEITEKLRAQGVNVRFGIHPVAGRLPGHMNVLLAEAKVPYDIVLEMDEINDDFDETDTVLVIGANDTVNPAALEDPNSPIAGMPVLEVWNAQNVIVFKRSMNTGYAGVQNPLFFKENTQMLFGDAKQSCLGILEHL; from the coding sequence ATGTCTGAAGGATTAGTACAAGCAGCTTATATTGTTGCTGCAGTATTCTTTATTATGAGCTTGGCTGGACTATCGAAACAGGAATCTGCACGTGCAGGTAACTATTACGGTATCACTGGTATGGCTATCGCATTGATCGCGACGATCTTCGGTCCTCACTCGGCTGGTATTGTTTGGATCATCATTGCTATGGTGATCGGTGGTGGTATCGGTATCCACTACGCACGCAAAGTAGAAATGACGGAAATGCCTGAGCTGGTGGCAATTCTGCACAGCTTCGTAGGTATGGCAGCGGTATTGGTGGGCTACAACAGCTACATCGATCCACCGGCGGCAGTGTCACTTAACCCTGCTGATATTCATGCAGAGCACGTTATTCACTTAGTGGAAGTGTTCCTGGGTGTGTTTATCGGTGCAGTAACCTTTACTGGTTCGATTGTCGCGTTTGGTAAGCTTCGTGGCGTGATTTCTTCATCTGCATTGAACATCCCTCATAAGCACAAGTGGAACCTAGCAGCTATCGTGGTTTCTACACTGCTTATGATCATGTTCGTTAAAGCTGATGGCAGCATGTTCGCACTGATGGTGATGACACTTATCGCATTCGCGTTCGGTTACCACTTAGTGGCATCAATCGGCGGTGCAGATATGCCAGTGGTTGTTTCAATGCTTAACTCATACTCTGGTTGGGCGGCGGCGGCGGCAGGTTTCATGCTTGCAAACGACCTGCTTATCGTAACGGGTGCACTAGTTGGCTCGTCGGGTGCGATTCTTTCTTACATCATGTGTAAAGCAATGAACCGCTCGTTTATTAGTGTTATTGCTGGTGGCTTTGGTCAGGAAGTTCAAGTGTCTGAAGGCGATGAAGATCAAGGTGAGCACCGTGAAACTTCAGCAGAAGACGTTGCTGATATGCTTAAGAACTCTAAGTCAGTAATTATCACTCCGGGATACGGCATGGCAGTAGCTCAAGCTCAGTACCCAGTACACGAAATTACTGAAAAGCTCCGCGCACAGGGCGTAAATGTTCGATTTGGTATACATCCTGTGGCGGGTAGGTTACCGGGTCACATGAACGTACTGCTTGCTGAAGCAAAAGTACCTTACGATATCGTTCTTGAGATGGACGAAATCAACGATGACTTTGACGAGACAGATACTGTATTGGTTATTGGTGCGAATGACACCGTAAACCCTGCAGCTCTAGAAGATCCAAATAGCCCGATTGCTGGCATGCCAGTACTGGAAGTTTGGAACGCTCAAAATGTTATCGTGTTCAAGCGTTCTATGAATACGGGCTACGCAGGCGTACAAAACCCATTGTTCTTCAAAGAAAATACACAGATGCTGTTTGGCGATGCTAAGCAAAGCTGTCTAGGTATTTTAGAGCACCTCTAA